The genomic DNA CACAAATACTTTTGTGCCCAAAAAGCACTACTGTGACAAAGAACGTTATGCAGAGGATTACTGAAAAACTTCACCAACCTGAGGAATATGAAAATATGAAGTTACTTTAAGAAAAGgcatacagaaaaaataaattcaggatATTCGAGTTCTTCTTGTCTAAGAATTCTGACATAATTGCAGGGCTCTTTTAGCTACACTACACAACTCTTTTCAGTGTGCGTAATTActatgaaaaattaataatataaagcATAAGAGAATGTTAAATTCACTTCAGTTAAAATGTTTACCAAGGGTAAAGGATATCCTCGCTTAAAAGCTTACATTCTAATACGAAAGAGAGATATAATCATCTATGATATCTTTTGATAAATTTGagaattaagaaatttttttcagtacttcagaaacacaaaaaaggaGTATCCAACCTAGCGTGGTCCAATGGGGAGGGAAGACAACAGGAAAAGCTACCAGGAAGtggaaattcagagaaataaGAAGATTTAGGCAGGTTAATATTTAGGGCCAGAGATCAAGTAAATAAATTTACTGTTTTGGTTAATTTTGCTTTACTATTTTAAATTGCCTGCTACCAATAGAAATAATATTGGTGTTGATCACGTACatgcctgtttatttttttaaacatattttctgtGTATCTTATCACGATGTAGGTAActgttcatttgtttcatatgCTCAACCTGGCTTAGGTGAATTGGGCCACTGTTATATCTTTTCATGCATGTGCAAGAGTCAGCAGCCTTATTTGGAAACACCAGTAATCCTTACGTATCTCTCTTCCTCCGTTCCAGGATTATAATGCCTTTTGTAAAGACCTGCCTAATGGTCCTGCCTTCAGTGCAGACAATATGGAAGAGTGTGACAGATGTTGTCATTGCCCCATTGTGTACGAGCATAGGACGCAGCTTCTCTTCTGTCAGCCTGCAACTGAGCCACGATTGAATACTTGGGCCCCAGGTCCAGAGATCTGGATACTGTAATACTTGTTTTTATAACATAAAAGCACTACTGTTCTGTTAATTCCCCAACTGTTCAAATTAAGAAAGCTATTAAGATGGGTAACCACATGTAGAATGTTTATTGGCAGATCTTTTCAAATAATGCTTTTCTAATTAAAAGCCAAGGATTTCGTATCTAACTTTATAATCAGAATTATTCAGCAGGCAACAATTAATT from Bos mutus isolate GX-2022 chromosome 4, NWIPB_WYAK_1.1, whole genome shotgun sequence includes the following:
- the CAV2 gene encoding caveolin-2 isoform X2 — protein: MGLETEKADVQLFMDDDSYSRHSSVDYADPDKFVDPGSDRDPHRLNSHLKDYNAFCKDLPNGPAFSADNMEECDRCCHCPIVYEHRTQLLFCQPATEPRLNTWAPGPEIWIL